The Amycolatopsis sp. 195334CR genome window below encodes:
- a CDS encoding BTAD domain-containing putative transcriptional regulator yields MLRVLGEVDACVGGTVLDLGYPKQRCVLAALVVDRGRAVPIDLLVDRVWGSSAPPRGRETVHSYISRLRRVLGVLGGAGIARRAGGYALETDSTAVDLYLFDDLRAKARTSTTDKHAVARLTEALALWRGPALAGLPGEWADAERERLGREHLATRLDLLETRLRLGEGRQLVTELATLADEHPYDEQIARQYMTALHRAGRTADALDHFRRIRGQLASELGVDPAAPLRELHQRLLGTNQPVAGPPVVPRQLPAAIRDFTGRDEHLAELDALLPSHDQAAGHAVVISALDGSAGIGKTTLAVHWAHRVQHRFPDGTLHTNLRGYGPGRPASPDEALDDFLVALGVPAAAVPAGTTARTGLLRTLLSGRRVLIVLDNANSAEQVRPLLPGTPGSMVLVTSRDSLTGLVVTDAAHRLTLDVLTSAEALRLVTGIVGRERATAEAGALRELVRLCARLPLALRIAAARVAAQQHVSITDVVAELAGDNRSRLDVLAWGDDPYAAVRTVLDWSYERLPARQALLFRRLGLHPGPDVSLPAAAALLGLPVRETRDLLTALVHANLIASVARDRFHDLLRAYAAEHAHDLDHEDDRRQALDALLTWYAHTAHNADRLLYPASTRLVSRPPEPRCPHPLADRNHAWAWFTAERANLIAALHHAADAELDEHALGLVDAFGFLVLMGGWDERITTADAALVSARRAGDHAHEANVLLARGEALVHLNRPDAEADLTRAAELARETGHTPVRIAALNDLGRLMLGQGRHADARRFLDTALTLSRGVDTGRWEAIVNGMLAKVHTDAGDHGKAIEHGQRSARLRHRIGDSDGEACALTSLAKAWQGLGEHDRAIAHCRQAIALGRASLGSQDETLAPPLAVLAGSLHHLGRVGEALECWREAAAIYAERGLDADAAAIREHLLTTVPALPPDQRAMTVYP; encoded by the coding sequence ATGCTGCGTGTGCTCGGCGAAGTGGACGCGTGCGTGGGCGGCACGGTTCTGGATCTGGGGTATCCCAAGCAGCGCTGCGTGCTCGCCGCGCTGGTCGTGGACCGGGGCCGGGCGGTGCCCATCGACCTGCTGGTCGACCGGGTGTGGGGCAGCTCCGCTCCGCCACGGGGACGGGAAACGGTGCACAGCTACATCTCCCGGCTGCGGCGAGTCCTCGGCGTTCTCGGCGGTGCGGGCATCGCCCGCAGGGCCGGTGGATACGCCCTGGAAACCGACTCCACCGCGGTTGACCTCTACCTCTTCGACGACCTGCGCGCCAAGGCCCGTACGAGCACCACCGACAAGCACGCGGTCGCGCGGTTGACCGAAGCACTCGCCCTGTGGCGCGGGCCCGCGCTGGCCGGACTGCCAGGCGAGTGGGCGGACGCCGAACGCGAACGACTCGGCCGCGAACACCTGGCGACCCGGCTCGACCTGCTGGAAACACGGCTCCGGCTGGGCGAGGGCAGGCAGTTGGTCACCGAACTCGCCACCCTGGCCGACGAACACCCCTACGACGAGCAGATCGCCCGCCAGTACATGACAGCCCTGCACCGGGCAGGGCGGACCGCCGACGCGCTCGACCACTTCCGGCGGATCCGCGGCCAGCTGGCGAGCGAACTCGGCGTCGACCCCGCGGCGCCACTGCGAGAACTGCACCAGCGGCTCCTCGGCACGAACCAGCCGGTGGCCGGTCCTCCCGTTGTGCCACGACAGCTTCCGGCGGCGATCCGCGACTTCACCGGTCGCGACGAACACCTCGCCGAGCTCGACGCCTTGCTGCCGTCGCACGACCAGGCCGCCGGGCACGCCGTGGTCATCTCCGCGCTCGACGGCTCGGCGGGTATCGGCAAGACCACGCTCGCGGTCCACTGGGCGCACCGCGTCCAGCACCGGTTTCCCGACGGCACCCTGCACACCAACCTGCGCGGGTACGGCCCCGGCAGGCCCGCGTCACCGGATGAGGCCCTGGACGACTTCCTGGTCGCGCTCGGCGTGCCCGCCGCGGCCGTGCCGGCCGGCACCACTGCCCGGACCGGGTTGCTGCGCACCCTGCTCTCCGGCAGGCGGGTGCTCATCGTGCTCGACAACGCCAACAGCGCCGAGCAAGTCCGGCCGCTGTTGCCGGGCACGCCGGGCAGCATGGTGCTGGTGACCAGCCGTGACAGCCTCACCGGCCTGGTGGTCACCGACGCCGCTCACCGGCTCACACTCGACGTGCTCACCTCTGCTGAGGCGCTGCGCCTGGTCACCGGCATCGTCGGCCGCGAACGCGCCACCGCGGAGGCCGGTGCCCTGCGGGAACTGGTCAGGCTGTGCGCTCGCCTGCCGCTGGCGCTGCGGATCGCGGCAGCGCGGGTGGCCGCGCAACAGCACGTCTCGATCACCGACGTGGTGGCCGAACTCGCCGGCGACAACCGCTCCAGGCTCGACGTGCTGGCGTGGGGAGACGATCCCTACGCCGCTGTCCGCACCGTGCTGGACTGGTCCTACGAACGCCTGCCCGCCCGCCAAGCACTGCTGTTCCGCCGGCTCGGCCTGCACCCCGGCCCCGACGTCTCCCTGCCCGCCGCCGCAGCGCTCCTCGGCCTGCCCGTACGGGAGACCCGCGACCTGCTCACCGCGCTGGTACACGCGAACCTCATCGCGTCCGTCGCCCGCGACCGCTTCCACGACCTCCTGCGCGCATATGCCGCCGAGCACGCACACGACCTAGACCACGAGGACGACCGGCGCCAAGCCCTCGATGCACTGCTGACCTGGTACGCCCACACCGCCCACAACGCCGACCGGCTGCTCTACCCCGCCAGCACCCGGCTCGTCAGCCGGCCACCCGAACCCCGCTGCCCGCACCCGCTGGCCGACCGGAACCACGCCTGGGCGTGGTTCACCGCGGAGCGGGCGAACCTGATCGCCGCCCTGCACCACGCCGCCGACGCGGAACTGGACGAGCACGCCCTCGGCCTGGTCGACGCCTTCGGCTTCCTCGTTCTCATGGGCGGCTGGGACGAGCGCATCACAACGGCCGACGCGGCACTGGTCTCCGCCCGCCGAGCCGGCGACCACGCCCACGAGGCGAACGTGCTGCTCGCCCGCGGCGAAGCTCTCGTCCACCTCAACCGCCCGGACGCCGAAGCCGACCTCACGCGCGCAGCCGAACTCGCGCGCGAAACCGGCCACACCCCCGTCCGCATCGCGGCCCTGAACGACCTCGGCCGCCTGATGCTCGGCCAAGGACGGCACGCGGACGCACGGCGCTTCCTCGACACCGCACTCACGCTCAGCCGGGGCGTCGACACCGGCCGTTGGGAAGCGATCGTCAACGGCATGCTCGCCAAGGTCCACACCGATGCGGGCGACCACGGCAAGGCCATCGAACACGGCCAACGCAGCGCGCGCCTGCGCCACCGGATCGGCGATTCCGACGGTGAGGCGTGCGCACTGACCTCACTGGCCAAGGCATGGCAGGGCTTGGGCGAGCACGACCGGGCGATCGCCCACTGTCGGCAGGCGATCGCCCTCGGCCGTGCGTCACTCGGCAGCCAGGACGAAACCCTGGCACCTCCCCTTGCCGTCCTGGCCGGCTCGCTGCACCACCTCGGCCGCGTCGGCGAAGCCCTGGAGTGCTGGCGAGAAGCCGCCGCGATCTACGCCGAGCGAGGCCTGGACGCCGACGCCGCGGCCATCCGCGAGCACCTGCTGACCACCGTGCCCGCGCTCCCGCCGGATCAGCGAGCGATGACGGTGTACCCCTGA
- a CDS encoding DUF2079 domain-containing protein, whose protein sequence is MALGLLALAPIALAAVQALRASRGHFLLDYWHVLAKTTSDDGTLSFGALFSYHLDQPFAMPSVLFWLDAKVLGGDNRALTVLTVLLLCATVLMLRAMVPASVGRVKRTSLTLLFAFLLLSSHLGELWLQGTNGVSWVPALSLSVLALLFVHRGRFWSACVAAVLACACFGVAFPVWPALALVCWLAGERTWRVVGLLVAGVVVLGSWWVTKPAGPQSLATTALDPDGRLAVVGAALGSLWTVDVAEIAVIAGGAAGAVALLAIGTSIRRRAGGSAESTRPDAGWIGLLAYSLGLALLLALGRTTSAVPGGNVALISRYAIVTALCTSAVAAILVLRRPAWPARYVAVGAVAVALATHAIGGGKLAAAERNYAPLEVVAVALRVNAVEALTALQIQPDVVPAARALGAYPFTDEFTLGCGSYELGSSIDLGGVPAQASQGVVDTPVTGGALLSGWASIQGAAAECVLVVDATGTVRGGGVVGLPRPDVQAPGVAGGPVGWRAVAEPGAAALQVLVRRDGSFYSLPTS, encoded by the coding sequence GTGGCATTAGGCCTGCTGGCGCTCGCGCCGATCGCGCTGGCCGCGGTGCAAGCCCTCCGTGCCTCCCGAGGGCACTTCTTGCTGGACTACTGGCACGTGCTCGCTAAGACGACCTCGGACGATGGGACGCTCTCGTTCGGTGCCCTCTTCAGCTACCACCTCGACCAGCCGTTCGCGATGCCGTCGGTGTTGTTCTGGCTGGATGCGAAGGTGCTTGGCGGGGACAACCGGGCGTTGACCGTCCTTACAGTCCTGCTGCTCTGCGCCACCGTGCTGATGTTGCGCGCGATGGTGCCCGCGAGCGTTGGCAGGGTGAAGCGCACAAGTCTGACGCTGTTGTTTGCGTTCTTGCTCCTGTCCTCGCACCTGGGCGAGTTGTGGTTGCAGGGAACGAACGGTGTGAGCTGGGTGCCCGCGTTGTCACTGAGCGTACTGGCGCTGTTATTCGTCCATCGCGGCCGGTTCTGGTCGGCGTGCGTTGCCGCGGTGCTCGCCTGTGCCTGCTTCGGCGTGGCGTTTCCCGTGTGGCCGGCGCTCGCGCTGGTGTGCTGGCTGGCGGGGGAGCGGACGTGGCGCGTTGTCGGGCTCCTTGTCGCTGGTGTGGTTGTTCTCGGGAGCTGGTGGGTGACCAAACCTGCGGGGCCGCAATCGTTGGCCACGACGGCGCTGGATCCCGACGGCAGGCTGGCGGTGGTGGGAGCCGCGCTCGGCAGCCTGTGGACCGTGGACGTCGCGGAGATCGCCGTGATCGCCGGAGGTGCTGCGGGGGCTGTGGCTCTGCTGGCGATCGGCACCTCGATCCGCCGTCGAGCCGGCGGAAGTGCCGAATCGACCAGGCCCGACGCTGGATGGATCGGCCTGTTGGCCTACTCGCTGGGGCTGGCCCTGCTGCTGGCACTCGGACGTACCACGTCGGCTGTTCCTGGAGGGAACGTGGCGCTGATCAGCCGTTACGCAATCGTGACGGCGCTGTGCACGAGCGCTGTGGCCGCGATCCTCGTGCTGCGTCGGCCTGCCTGGCCAGCGCGATATGTCGCCGTCGGGGCAGTTGCGGTGGCATTGGCGACCCATGCTATCGGGGGCGGCAAGCTGGCCGCCGCCGAGCGGAACTACGCGCCGCTGGAGGTCGTTGCCGTGGCCCTGCGGGTCAACGCGGTCGAAGCCTTGACGGCGCTGCAGATCCAACCCGACGTGGTGCCAGCCGCACGGGCGTTGGGGGCGTATCCCTTCACCGATGAATTCACGCTCGGCTGTGGGAGCTACGAACTCGGATCCAGCATCGATTTGGGTGGCGTGCCCGCGCAGGCCAGCCAAGGCGTCGTCGACACGCCCGTGACGGGTGGGGCATTGTTGTCGGGTTGGGCGTCGATCCAGGGCGCGGCGGCTGAGTGTGTGCTGGTGGTTGACGCAACGGGAACGGTGCGCGGCGGTGGGGTGGTCGGCCTGCCGCGCCCCGATGTCCAGGCGCCGGGTGTCGCCGGGGGGCCGGTCGGCTGGCGGGCGGTTGCTGAACCTGGAGCTGCGGCCCTGCAGGTCCTCGTGCGCCGAGACGGATCGTTCTACAGTCTTCCCACTAGCTGA
- a CDS encoding DUF5722 domain-containing protein: MPVKLRPRALSSLTRFLLVFSLVTAVLTQVWVSSASGEAASAAYPDRSDYRIKSIQPDSWPDKDEIAGNNTGGVALNLVWAEWEPELRLAPCPAGQIEYDGHCFRVPTGLDTDIREWTARGLVVTAVIFGTPQWARAGKPCSPVSPGYEWFCTPNNPADFGRFAGMLAKRYNGSSGNGRIADMIVNNEVNTNAWFDIGCGQGVACDTRRWLDEIAANYIAVYDKAAGEQPTTKVLTSLDNQFGTELERPNAHDATLSGMTVLRGLDARIGSRELRVGFHPYPRDLRSIQVSPDDYPYVTYGNLGVLVGWLRVNLPHRATAWSDVQLTESGLNSAAPSTPQQQASATCSSFRNVLATPGINNYVYHRMRDHPSEVGSGLSLGLRNTDGSAKPSWATWALANRNDLSTPLLSCGFELLPHVKLAYGNNPTRGSWTSTRELPAGFTKLKEWKLLRRPSADTVPLYECRVGQHNLVSRDSGCEDQFPLGPLGHAYLNPRPGTVALYRCYVPTNGDHFVSDLSNCDGATVEGPPLGYVVK, translated from the coding sequence ATGCCGGTAAAACTTCGCCCGCGTGCCCTGTCTTCATTGACGCGATTTCTGCTGGTGTTCAGCCTCGTAACAGCTGTCTTGACCCAGGTGTGGGTTTCCAGCGCGAGCGGAGAGGCTGCCTCCGCGGCCTATCCGGATAGGTCGGACTACAGAATTAAGTCCATTCAGCCTGATTCCTGGCCCGACAAGGACGAGATTGCGGGCAACAACACTGGCGGAGTGGCACTGAACCTCGTGTGGGCAGAGTGGGAACCCGAACTGCGACTGGCTCCCTGCCCAGCAGGCCAGATCGAGTACGACGGCCACTGCTTCCGAGTGCCGACCGGGCTCGACACCGACATCCGCGAGTGGACCGCGCGCGGCCTCGTCGTCACCGCGGTGATCTTCGGCACACCCCAGTGGGCTCGAGCCGGCAAACCCTGCTCGCCTGTGAGTCCCGGGTACGAATGGTTCTGCACCCCCAACAACCCCGCCGACTTCGGCCGCTTCGCGGGGATGCTCGCAAAGCGGTACAACGGATCATCCGGAAACGGCCGGATCGCCGACATGATCGTCAACAACGAGGTCAACACCAACGCGTGGTTCGACATCGGCTGCGGACAAGGAGTCGCCTGTGACACCCGACGCTGGCTCGACGAGATAGCCGCCAACTACATCGCAGTCTATGACAAGGCCGCAGGCGAACAGCCAACGACGAAAGTTCTCACGTCTTTGGACAATCAGTTCGGCACCGAACTGGAGCGACCGAATGCGCACGACGCCACTCTGTCCGGCATGACAGTTCTTCGCGGCCTGGACGCGAGAATAGGTAGCCGAGAACTCCGTGTCGGATTTCACCCGTATCCACGTGACCTGCGCTCGATTCAGGTCAGCCCGGATGACTACCCCTACGTCACCTACGGCAATCTGGGAGTGCTCGTCGGCTGGCTACGCGTAAATCTTCCCCATCGCGCCACCGCGTGGTCGGATGTGCAGTTGACCGAAAGCGGTTTGAACTCCGCAGCACCATCCACTCCCCAGCAACAAGCCAGCGCGACCTGTTCATCATTCAGGAATGTTCTGGCAACTCCTGGCATCAACAACTACGTCTACCACCGTATGCGCGATCATCCGTCAGAGGTCGGAAGCGGACTTTCTCTCGGGCTCAGGAATACCGACGGCTCAGCCAAACCGAGCTGGGCGACGTGGGCCCTCGCCAACCGCAACGATCTCTCCACTCCACTACTCTCATGCGGCTTTGAGCTACTTCCACACGTGAAACTCGCCTACGGCAACAACCCCACCCGCGGAAGCTGGACCTCAACCAGGGAACTGCCCGCCGGGTTCACCAAGCTGAAGGAATGGAAGCTCCTTCGCCGCCCCTCAGCCGATACGGTTCCCCTCTACGAATGCCGAGTGGGGCAGCACAATCTGGTCAGTCGTGACAGCGGTTGCGAAGACCAATTTCCCCTTGGCCCCCTCGGGCACGCATACCTCAATCCTCGGCCCGGCACCGTCGCACTGTACCGATGCTACGTGCCGACCAACGGCGACCACTTCGTCTCCGACCTCTCCAACTGCGACGGCGCAACCGTGGAAGGGCCGCCTTTGGGCTACGTCGTCAAGTGA
- a CDS encoding SAM-dependent methyltransferase, protein MSPTDAKAPSSVPVGVDPNRASIARVYDAALGGKDNYEIDREVIRQVKAVAPEIRYMAWANRNWLTRAVRCMVGQGIDQYIDCGSGLPTAENVHQVVQRANPDAVVVYTDNDPVVLAHAKALLADESKTYIASADIYEPGQVYDDPIVQNHIDFSRPIGLVHSSTIHHYPGDDYADLMRQYIDPLPSGSWVALSHFYDPERAELSEVARRMEDIFSHSAMGSGWFRTRAEILSMMPGLEIIAPQPGMDATVVPCDLWWPDGPPPRPLTTEQELIGCAVGYKP, encoded by the coding sequence ATGTCACCGACCGATGCGAAGGCGCCCAGCTCCGTGCCCGTCGGGGTGGATCCGAACCGCGCGAGTATCGCGCGTGTGTACGACGCCGCCTTGGGTGGCAAAGACAACTACGAGATTGACCGTGAGGTCATCAGGCAGGTGAAGGCGGTCGCGCCGGAGATCAGGTACATGGCATGGGCCAACCGCAACTGGTTGACCAGGGCTGTGCGATGCATGGTCGGTCAGGGGATCGATCAGTACATCGACTGCGGTTCGGGGCTGCCGACCGCGGAGAACGTTCATCAGGTGGTGCAGCGAGCCAACCCGGATGCGGTCGTCGTCTACACCGACAACGACCCGGTGGTACTCGCGCACGCTAAGGCGCTCCTCGCCGACGAGAGCAAGACCTACATCGCCTCGGCCGACATCTACGAGCCGGGCCAGGTCTACGACGACCCGATCGTGCAGAATCACATCGACTTCAGCCGGCCGATCGGTCTGGTTCACAGCAGCACGATCCACCACTACCCAGGCGACGACTACGCCGACCTGATGCGACAGTACATCGACCCGCTGCCGAGCGGCTCGTGGGTCGCACTCAGTCATTTCTACGACCCCGAGCGGGCCGAACTCAGCGAGGTCGCTCGCCGCATGGAGGACATCTTCTCGCACAGCGCGATGGGGTCGGGCTGGTTCCGCACTCGCGCGGAGATCCTGTCCATGATGCCGGGGCTGGAGATCATCGCCCCGCAACCCGGCATGGACGCCACCGTCGTCCCGTGCGACCTGTGGTGGCCGGACGGCCCCCCGCCGCGCCCCCTCACGACGGAGCAAGAACTCATCGGCTGCGCCGTCGGCTACAAACCCTGA
- a CDS encoding Lsr2 family protein, translating into MAQKVLVEMIDDIDGEIATQTVPFGLDGVSYEIDLSDDNAANLRDELARYVAAGRRTGGRKVRLATGESASSSSGADRERARQVREWARENGYQVSERGRISAEITEAFEEAQRKPAAAKAPRKRAARKKVAAK; encoded by the coding sequence ATGGCGCAGAAAGTTCTGGTCGAGATGATCGACGACATCGACGGCGAGATCGCCACCCAGACCGTGCCGTTCGGTTTGGACGGTGTGTCCTACGAGATCGACCTGTCCGACGACAACGCCGCCAACCTCCGCGACGAGCTCGCGCGTTACGTCGCGGCCGGTCGGCGCACCGGCGGCCGCAAGGTGCGGCTGGCCACCGGCGAGTCGGCTTCCTCCTCCAGCGGGGCCGACCGCGAGCGGGCCCGCCAGGTCCGCGAGTGGGCCAGGGAGAACGGCTACCAGGTCTCCGAGCGCGGCCGGATCTCGGCCGAGATCACCGAGGCCTTCGAAGAGGCGCAGCGCAAGCCGGCGGCCGCCAAGGCCCCGCGCAAGCGCGCCGCCCGCAAGAAGGTCGCGGCGAAGTAG
- a CDS encoding site-specific integrase, whose amino-acid sequence MPWAEQTGDLSWRVRYRREDDSIGSIPGFPDEKAAKTYIADMGTDQRRGSWIDPVAGQVTIAEFAPEWIDSLDVDQRTEENYQSFLKCHILPQWGSEPFSDMSNLGIRKWEKKLRAGKLAKTTVDSIIKCLSLMLTDAALEKIIAANPLQAKRRGRRRRNKRTPRKIWAEPHEVLAIADQVARYYSPAGALLILVAAWTGARWGELVGLQRHNVHLFDDNTGFIVIDPDNGALHEPNKGPLHLGPPKTEESARTITLPPFLVILLRQHLATLKHDHVFVTPSNQLHRRSNFARRALRPAADGNAQVKKPKVRLVAIKPGLTFHGLRHSHKTWMIDDGVPEIAQALRLGHVLEDKVQETYSHVAVAVEQRLLDALQTRWEKAVAGSSTELEHTHWRSAAA is encoded by the coding sequence ATGCCCTGGGCTGAACAAACTGGTGACCTCTCCTGGCGCGTGAGGTACCGCCGAGAGGACGACAGCATCGGCTCCATTCCAGGATTCCCCGATGAGAAAGCGGCGAAAACCTACATCGCAGACATGGGAACCGATCAGCGCAGAGGGAGCTGGATCGACCCGGTCGCCGGGCAGGTCACCATCGCCGAGTTCGCTCCCGAATGGATCGACTCGCTCGACGTCGACCAGCGAACCGAAGAGAACTACCAAAGCTTCCTCAAGTGCCACATCCTCCCACAGTGGGGGAGCGAGCCCTTCAGTGACATGAGCAATCTCGGGATACGTAAATGGGAAAAGAAACTCCGAGCTGGTAAGCTAGCCAAGACGACCGTGGACAGCATCATCAAATGCCTGTCACTCATGCTGACCGACGCCGCGCTCGAAAAGATCATCGCCGCGAACCCCCTGCAGGCCAAGAGGCGCGGTCGCCGACGCCGAAACAAACGGACACCCCGCAAAATCTGGGCAGAACCCCACGAAGTCCTGGCCATCGCAGACCAGGTCGCCCGCTACTACAGCCCAGCCGGCGCGTTACTCATCCTCGTCGCGGCCTGGACCGGAGCGCGCTGGGGAGAACTCGTAGGGCTGCAGCGCCACAACGTGCACCTCTTCGACGACAACACCGGCTTCATCGTCATCGACCCCGACAACGGCGCACTGCACGAGCCGAACAAGGGACCTCTTCATCTCGGCCCGCCCAAAACTGAGGAATCCGCCCGCACCATCACCCTGCCCCCCTTCCTTGTCATCTTGCTCCGGCAACACCTGGCCACCCTGAAACATGACCACGTATTCGTGACACCCAGTAACCAGCTGCACCGGCGTAGCAACTTCGCCCGCCGCGCACTGCGACCCGCAGCCGACGGCAACGCCCAAGTCAAAAAGCCGAAAGTCCGACTCGTCGCGATCAAACCCGGACTCACCTTCCACGGCCTGCGCCACAGTCACAAAACGTGGATGATCGACGACGGCGTCCCCGAAATCGCCCAGGCGCTACGACTCGGCCACGTCCTAGAAGACAAGGTCCAGGAGACGTACTCGCATGTCGCCGTCGCAGTGGAACAGCGACTGCTCGACGCCCTCCAGACTCGCTGGGAGAAGGCCGTGGCCGGCAGCAGCACGGAACTTGAGCATACCCACTGGCGCTCGGCGGCCGCATAG